From the Spartinivicinus poritis genome, one window contains:
- a CDS encoding carboxymuconolactone decarboxylase family protein, with protein sequence MAKLPLPTRDELDDQGKAVYDKLAGPRTSLSGMYRTLLNHPALAEHVGQLGTYVRYESNLAGDIRELGILATARELGAPFVWEKHVQPALKAGLPQSVIDQVLAGDIATAEMKPLYLTTWQAAQHIVHQRNIPSKTQNILIEFLGLDGLLDLTIACGLYRMITTIVFSFEVPLPKEGVAPF encoded by the coding sequence ATGGCGAAACTTCCCTTACCCACCAGAGATGAACTTGATGATCAGGGCAAGGCTGTTTATGACAAACTGGCAGGCCCCAGAACAAGCTTATCCGGCATGTATCGTACGCTACTTAATCACCCTGCATTAGCAGAGCATGTCGGTCAATTAGGCACTTATGTTCGTTATGAAAGTAACCTGGCAGGCGATATTCGTGAGTTAGGTATTTTAGCAACAGCCCGAGAGCTGGGCGCCCCTTTTGTTTGGGAAAAACATGTCCAACCAGCACTTAAAGCAGGCTTGCCGCAAAGTGTCATAGATCAGGTACTTGCTGGTGATATTGCCACTGCAGAAATGAAGCCTTTATATTTAACTACCTGGCAAGCTGCCCAACACATTGTTCATCAACGAAATATTCCGTCCAAGACCCAAAATATTTTAATCGAATTTTTAGGTTTGGATGGCTTACTTGATTTAACGATTGCCTGTGGTCTGTATCGAATGATTACCACTATTGTTTTTTCATTTGAAGTGCCCTTGCCCAAAGAAGGAGTCGCTCCTTTTTAA
- a CDS encoding DUF6999 family protein, protein MTWHNNFAEQQINKDDPNPWLALYLDNSLPMHTAAKRALLQGQNSWSRRLLLPIIRPLARLMIIVVQLLRMVIPSKWSSSKVLHYTIYWGLKHFVKRDANYLILRHFNIGTELLQFIADNAGVNIESTIPSRPKTLEDLKNDTFLIHDLNVYNFIAELNQKLKETGREFEAPEVINYDAITDDEFDIDPGKQGALNVIDLQTAVEAYTPLYALLLSDHDFWRASNSLQLDETFAIYISKLMHDPLAVTLVSNRHPTVPFSTLQAGFRLMLHGLDAEILHGYLREQKRKAHKAVCL, encoded by the coding sequence ATGACATGGCATAATAATTTTGCTGAGCAGCAGATTAATAAAGACGATCCTAACCCTTGGTTGGCATTATACCTTGATAACAGCTTGCCTATGCACACAGCGGCTAAACGAGCGTTATTGCAAGGACAAAATAGTTGGTCTCGGCGACTGTTACTGCCAATTATAAGGCCGTTGGCACGGCTAATGATTATTGTCGTGCAATTGTTGCGAATGGTTATTCCCAGCAAATGGAGTTCCTCTAAAGTATTACATTACACTATTTATTGGGGGTTAAAGCATTTTGTAAAAAGAGATGCTAATTATTTAATTTTACGACACTTTAACATTGGTACTGAGCTGCTACAGTTTATTGCTGATAATGCAGGAGTGAACATTGAGTCGACTATACCGTCAAGACCAAAAACCCTTGAAGATTTAAAAAACGATACTTTTCTTATTCATGACCTAAACGTATATAATTTTATAGCAGAGTTGAATCAAAAGTTAAAAGAAACTGGGCGGGAATTTGAAGCGCCAGAAGTCATTAATTATGATGCAATCACTGATGATGAGTTTGACATTGACCCAGGCAAACAGGGAGCATTAAACGTCATTGACTTACAGACAGCCGTGGAAGCTTATACGCCGTTATATGCCTTACTGCTATCTGACCATGATTTCTGGCGAGCCAGTAACTCATTACAGTTAGACGAAACCTTTGCTATTTATATTAGTAAATTGATGCATGACCCCTTGGCCGTGACCTTGGTGAGTAATCGTCATCCAACGGTACCTTTTTCTACTCTTCAGGCAGGTTTTCGGTTAATGCTACATGGATTAGATGCAGAAATCCTGCATGGTTATCTACGTGAACAAAAGCGGAAGGCACATAAGGCAGTGTGTCTTTAA
- a CDS encoding RICIN domain-containing protein: MNYKKVSMLLASIAIASSVSANDFGRYHKLTTMFLENENKCLEGNRVAPGSTLKGAAFMDTCQNVTGQRWKLIPVGGEYFKLTTQFLESENKCLEGNKVAPGSTLGGAAFMDTCQNVTGQLWKKIPVGNGYFKLTTKFLENENKCLEGNRHAPESTLGGAAFMDNCQSVTGQLWKFK, translated from the coding sequence ATGAACTATAAAAAAGTTTCAATGTTGTTGGCAAGTATCGCCATTGCATCGAGTGTTTCAGCAAATGACTTTGGTCGTTACCACAAACTAACTACAATGTTTCTTGAGAATGAAAATAAGTGCTTAGAGGGAAATAGAGTTGCACCTGGATCGACTTTAAAAGGGGCTGCTTTTATGGACACTTGCCAGAATGTTACAGGACAACGTTGGAAACTCATTCCTGTAGGAGGCGAGTACTTCAAATTAACTACACAGTTCCTTGAAAGTGAAAATAAATGCTTAGAAGGAAATAAAGTTGCACCAGGGTCTACTTTAGGCGGTGCAGCTTTTATGGATACCTGCCAAAATGTAACGGGTCAACTGTGGAAAAAAATTCCAGTAGGAAATGGTTACTTTAAACTAACGACCAAATTCTTAGAAAACGAAAATAAGTGTTTAGAAGGTAATAGACATGCTCCAGAGTCTACACTCGGTGGTGCTGCATTTATGGATAATTGCCAAAGTGTAACTGGCCAGCTTTGGAAATTTAAGTAA
- a CDS encoding YHYH protein, which yields MLIKNVLLILISLLVSSNQAVAYNNMHVDKEYNHLPVLDPVYYNLSNFIKNISLVNCTLNNGRKTQCFELKVKSTPINDGPYCPETLDDIGGIYIYDGKTNPGLRLLDKIFFINMEIDGYDIVDENENIRKYFMRLDKQAPPPDQQYDYCIEAEKDINLQLTYKIPAYPEFANKVTPMASAIDIVGLSLHGLPVNGLPPSVVKGPNNIGGGSVPALDPCGGHILDGFYHSHIIPETINEKLLRNHIFEVECESIPQKYESQLTGYAMDGFPIYGRQEITGLPPQNLDKCNGHVGATFHYPFGIYHYHAVFNEDVDIPRCLSGELAKEQLVVE from the coding sequence TTGTTAATAAAAAATGTTTTACTTATACTAATATCATTATTAGTAAGTAGCAATCAAGCTGTTGCATACAACAATATGCACGTTGATAAAGAATATAATCACCTGCCCGTTTTAGATCCGGTATATTACAACCTTAGTAATTTTATAAAAAACATTTCATTAGTTAATTGCACATTAAACAACGGAAGAAAAACGCAATGCTTTGAATTAAAAGTAAAAAGTACGCCGATCAATGATGGTCCTTATTGCCCAGAAACACTTGATGATATTGGTGGTATTTATATATATGACGGTAAAACCAATCCGGGGCTTAGACTGCTCGATAAAATATTTTTTATTAATATGGAAATAGATGGTTATGACATTGTAGATGAAAACGAAAATATACGTAAATACTTCATGAGATTAGACAAACAGGCACCGCCTCCAGATCAGCAGTATGACTACTGTATTGAAGCAGAAAAAGACATTAATCTACAACTAACGTATAAAATTCCTGCTTACCCTGAATTTGCAAATAAAGTGACGCCCATGGCGTCAGCCATTGATATTGTTGGCTTATCCTTACATGGCCTTCCTGTGAATGGATTGCCGCCATCTGTTGTAAAAGGACCCAATAATATAGGAGGCGGTAGTGTGCCTGCATTGGATCCATGTGGAGGACATATCTTAGATGGTTTTTATCACTCACATATTATCCCTGAAACAATTAATGAAAAACTCCTTCGTAATCATATTTTTGAAGTTGAGTGTGAGTCGATACCACAAAAATACGAATCACAACTGACAGGATATGCAATGGATGGCTTTCCTATATATGGACGTCAGGAAATAACAGGGTTACCTCCCCAAAACCTTGATAAATGTAATGGCCATGTTGGAGCTACATTCCACTATCCTTTCGGTATATACCACTATCATGCGGTATTTAATGAGGATGTTGATATACCAAGGTGTTTATCAGGAGAGCTTGCTAAAGAGCAACTTGTTGTAGAGTAA
- a CDS encoding flavin monoamine oxidase family protein: protein MPHFTLKDLAHDKQVPAYADVVVIGAGMSGLYATWRILKDYPDKNIVILERSHRTGGRLDSDLIEFSDEVTVKEEEGGMRFTFDNMDDLMSLFLLLDIDDQIVPFPMDSGGNNRLYFRGESFNNQIAKENNYSIWQELYNLEPIEQGIDPKSIINMVFNRILDVNPHFTERPNKRTPTFWQKFRLECQWNGVCLKDWTLWNLLTEMGYSNECITLLYRLLGFNGTFLSQMNAGVAYQLLEDFPNDPQFRTFKDGFSTLPNALVNAIGKERIFLKTHLESIDRREENGDYALSYQTTTPNGAITSNVIHAKQVILGLPRLALEKLFINSDALNHLPNDQSKQLWDTLQTTTNQALLKINLYYDKAWWGNNITGRPPVSFGPNFSDLPLGSVYPFYAIDNELVAALEYQSWLKSHQKDVPKHLREKIDQINQSKYEKPAALTIYCDFLNINFWKALQHNGPLFNSPMQEKYKGHFYAASQAVVNTATEFFKSLFSTHYVPQPTLTSARIWDGSTRFDANPSEQFGYGVHQWALHADDKAIMDQLAEPLPGLYVCGEAYSDYQGWVEGALRSADKVLAKGFNLPPISAVYEETHQQTPSAAIKASYNTNATHLIREYIDPDFEPNAPKETINAPDLDTSEEHNYHISLNYFNKR, encoded by the coding sequence ATGCCACATTTTACACTTAAAGATTTAGCGCACGATAAGCAGGTTCCAGCCTATGCTGACGTTGTTGTCATTGGTGCAGGCATGTCTGGCTTATATGCCACCTGGCGAATTTTAAAGGATTATCCAGATAAAAATATTGTTATTTTAGAGCGCTCACACCGTACAGGTGGCCGTTTAGACTCTGATCTGATTGAGTTCAGTGATGAAGTTACCGTCAAGGAAGAAGAAGGCGGTATGCGCTTTACCTTCGATAATATGGACGATTTAATGAGTCTGTTTTTATTACTGGATATTGACGATCAAATTGTACCCTTCCCAATGGACAGTGGTGGTAACAACAGACTGTATTTTAGAGGAGAAAGCTTTAATAACCAAATTGCCAAAGAAAATAATTATTCAATCTGGCAGGAACTTTATAACCTTGAGCCAATTGAGCAAGGTATCGACCCGAAATCAATTATTAATATGGTGTTTAACCGTATTCTTGATGTTAATCCACATTTTACTGAGCGACCAAATAAACGCACACCTACTTTTTGGCAAAAATTTCGATTGGAATGTCAGTGGAATGGGGTTTGCTTAAAAGACTGGACACTTTGGAACCTACTAACCGAAATGGGTTATTCCAATGAATGTATTACCCTTCTCTATCGTTTATTAGGTTTTAACGGTACCTTTTTATCACAAATGAATGCAGGTGTTGCCTATCAGCTGCTAGAAGACTTCCCAAATGATCCTCAATTCAGAACCTTTAAAGATGGCTTTAGTACCTTACCAAACGCACTGGTCAATGCTATTGGCAAAGAGCGAATTTTCTTAAAAACCCATTTAGAAAGTATTGATAGACGCGAAGAAAATGGCGATTATGCATTAAGTTATCAAACCACAACACCTAATGGCGCTATCACCTCAAATGTAATTCATGCCAAGCAAGTCATTTTAGGATTACCCCGGCTGGCTTTGGAAAAGCTGTTTATTAACTCCGATGCATTAAATCACTTACCTAACGATCAATCCAAACAATTATGGGATACGCTACAAACCACCACCAACCAGGCCTTATTAAAAATTAACTTATATTATGATAAAGCCTGGTGGGGTAATAACATAACTGGACGCCCACCCGTTTCATTTGGGCCTAACTTTTCTGATTTACCACTCGGCTCAGTCTATCCATTTTATGCGATTGATAATGAACTGGTTGCTGCACTCGAATACCAAAGTTGGCTCAAAAGCCACCAAAAAGACGTACCCAAACATTTACGGGAAAAAATTGACCAAATTAATCAAAGTAAATATGAAAAACCTGCTGCATTAACTATTTACTGTGATTTTCTAAATATCAACTTCTGGAAAGCCCTACAACATAACGGTCCTTTATTTAACTCACCTATGCAAGAGAAGTATAAAGGACACTTCTATGCAGCTTCCCAAGCTGTAGTGAATACCGCCACCGAGTTTTTTAAATCATTATTCTCTACCCACTATGTGCCACAACCAACATTAACCAGTGCACGTATCTGGGATGGCAGTACCCGATTTGATGCAAACCCCAGTGAGCAATTTGGTTACGGTGTTCACCAGTGGGCGTTACATGCCGATGATAAAGCCATCATGGACCAGTTAGCAGAACCTTTACCAGGCTTATATGTTTGTGGTGAGGCTTATTCTGACTATCAAGGTTGGGTAGAAGGTGCATTGCGCTCAGCAGATAAGGTGTTAGCAAAAGGGTTTAATCTGCCACCTATCAGTGCCGTTTATGAGGAAACCCACCAACAGACACCTTCTGCTGCCATTAAAGCAAGTTACAATACCAATGCAACCCATTTAATTCGAGAATATATAGACCCCGACTTTGAGCCCAATGCCCCCAAGGAGACAATTAACGCGCCCGATTTAGATACCTCAGAAGAACATAATTATCATATATCACTAAATTACTTTAATAAGCGCTAG
- a CDS encoding HD domain-containing protein, which yields MLNQLEELASAFVIAEMKTDLAHDFNHILRVVKTAKELCEQERAVSEIVTPAAWLHDCFSLPKNHPDRTNSSKYAADKAVQFLSEINYPEKYLEPIHHAIVAHSFSANITPRTLEAKIVQDADRLDALGAIGIARCMQVSAKLERELYSTNDPFCQLRLPDDGKYTVDHFYKKLLLIADSVNTESAKLEAKKRTQFMLNFLKQLNLEILSNSG from the coding sequence TTGTTAAATCAATTAGAAGAATTAGCTTCGGCATTTGTTATTGCTGAGATGAAAACAGACTTAGCTCATGATTTTAACCATATATTAAGAGTTGTAAAAACAGCTAAAGAGTTATGTGAACAAGAACGAGCTGTTAGTGAAATAGTAACTCCAGCGGCTTGGCTACATGATTGTTTTTCATTACCTAAGAACCATCCTGACAGAACCAATAGCTCAAAATATGCTGCTGATAAAGCAGTTCAGTTTTTAAGTGAAATCAATTACCCTGAAAAATATTTAGAGCCAATACATCATGCTATTGTTGCCCATAGCTTCAGCGCTAACATCACACCAAGAACACTAGAGGCCAAAATTGTTCAGGATGCTGATCGTCTTGATGCGCTTGGTGCAATAGGCATCGCTCGATGTATGCAAGTAAGCGCGAAGCTAGAACGAGAACTTTATAGTACTAATGATCCGTTTTGCCAGTTAAGATTACCAGATGATGGGAAATATACTGTAGATCATTTTTATAAAAAGCTTTTGTTGATTGCTGACAGCGTAAATACTGAGTCAGCTAAACTAGAAGCAAAGAAAAGAACTCAGTTCATGTTAAACTTTCTAAAACAATTAAACTTGGAAATTCTGTCAAATAGCGGATAG
- a CDS encoding beta-ketoacyl-ACP synthase III produces MTDVFITGVGKCLPGKPVSNDEISAIIGKISDRSDSLGAATLRKNGIKKRYYALTANGDYTHTNAQMAAEAIHAAFAHAKRSPDSADYLATSTTQGDYLVPGFASAVHGELGIPPLELASFQSVCASSLMAAKSAWLAVRTHEARLAVASGSEFSSRWFQPGFYQPFYNESSKPDPELEFLRWTLSDGAGAMVFEPEPKPQGISLRVDWIKQKSFADRFPPCMYAGAASNKTTNNQPWNLYNSPAEAYQAGAIALKQDFTLLYKMFPAWVGYYLELLDKYQLDPNDIDYFLPHYSAQSLGQEMKKLLIKTGAMIPEERWFSNLVHCGNTGTASIFIMLDELVKTQPLTAGQKILCFVPESGRGICSFMHLSVFDNN; encoded by the coding sequence ATGACAGACGTATTTATAACTGGCGTTGGTAAATGTCTACCGGGCAAGCCGGTTAGCAATGATGAGATCAGCGCTATTATTGGTAAGATTAGTGACCGAAGTGACTCACTAGGTGCTGCGACCTTAAGAAAAAATGGTATAAAAAAACGGTACTATGCCTTAACAGCCAATGGTGATTATACCCATACGAATGCGCAAATGGCAGCAGAGGCAATTCATGCAGCATTCGCCCATGCTAAACGCTCACCTGATAGTGCTGATTATTTAGCAACGAGTACAACACAAGGTGACTATTTAGTACCAGGTTTTGCCAGTGCAGTTCATGGTGAGTTAGGTATTCCCCCCTTAGAGCTGGCTTCGTTCCAAAGTGTTTGTGCCAGTAGTCTGATGGCAGCTAAAAGTGCCTGGCTTGCGGTGCGAACCCATGAAGCTCGGCTAGCCGTTGCCAGTGGCAGTGAGTTTTCCAGCCGCTGGTTTCAACCAGGGTTTTATCAGCCTTTTTATAATGAAAGCTCAAAGCCTGACCCTGAGTTGGAATTTTTACGCTGGACGCTTTCTGATGGAGCTGGTGCAATGGTGTTTGAGCCAGAACCCAAGCCACAAGGAATATCTTTACGAGTCGACTGGATTAAACAAAAGTCATTTGCTGACCGGTTTCCCCCCTGTATGTATGCGGGGGCTGCCTCAAATAAAACCACCAACAATCAGCCATGGAACTTATATAACAGCCCTGCTGAGGCATACCAGGCAGGCGCGATTGCATTGAAACAAGACTTTACTTTACTCTATAAAATGTTTCCTGCCTGGGTAGGGTATTACCTGGAGTTATTGGATAAATACCAGCTTGATCCTAATGATATTGATTATTTTCTGCCCCATTATTCTGCTCAATCTCTGGGGCAGGAAATGAAAAAGCTATTAATTAAAACTGGAGCGATGATTCCTGAAGAGCGTTGGTTTTCTAATTTAGTGCATTGTGGTAATACAGGTACGGCTTCAATATTCATTATGTTAGATGAACTGGTAAAAACCCAACCACTGACAGCAGGTCAGAAAATATTGTGTTTTGTGCCTGAAAGTGGTCGGGGTATTTGTTCATTTATGCATCTCTCTGTGTTTGATAATAATTAA
- a CDS encoding ATP-binding protein, with protein MTSIFLRIYGGLLFTLVLVALLSGLAVTIINSVRVQEYRAEMARGTFRLVAMQLKNKQDALQVLLLQQAEHLLGIPLELVKQPDVLEINKEDIQLLKSGDVKVIPLAEKQAHIYAWIQPGLLLRGTVSSISEQLAYGTLMLIKQHLISFPSAHREEQLQQLKNAFSYPLHMLKTAEIGLSAQHQQRLRDGHMVMILGPEGQSIKLYVGLEGGNLIDIDEDQKVLAVGPVWFLELYPLSLMVTIVLFVLTSISLAIYILVRGLEQRLKKMEQAATNISRGNLDARVRVRGSDSVGRLAMAFNGMASHIQRLLSIQKEMIRGVSHELRTPVARLRFGLEMVADATSKAEQQKQLDGMDKDIQELDHLVDEILTYASLEQGAPVIHFKRVDIDTILEQVVNEQSHINSSIAIAFQPSHLSEHRRKVDVERRYMHRAVQNLVANACRYANQQVLVSFSVNAETCRVDVEDDGPGIPETEWDRVFTPFARLDDSRTRASGGYGLGLSIVRRIMYWHNGTAQVDHSSLGGAKFSLVWPRRKGS; from the coding sequence GTGACAAGTATTTTTTTAAGGATCTATGGTGGCCTGCTGTTTACGCTGGTATTAGTTGCGCTGCTATCTGGGTTGGCTGTTACCATTATTAATAGTGTGCGGGTTCAAGAGTATCGGGCCGAAATGGCCAGAGGGACCTTCCGCTTAGTCGCAATGCAGCTAAAAAATAAACAGGATGCTTTGCAAGTTCTGCTATTACAACAGGCTGAACATTTATTAGGCATTCCGCTGGAGCTGGTCAAGCAGCCTGATGTACTAGAAATCAATAAAGAAGATATACAGCTACTGAAGTCAGGGGATGTTAAGGTTATTCCTCTGGCTGAAAAACAGGCGCATATTTATGCCTGGATTCAGCCAGGGCTCCTTTTGCGAGGAACCGTTTCTTCGATTTCGGAGCAACTGGCCTATGGCACTTTAATGCTGATTAAACAGCATTTAATCAGTTTTCCCAGTGCCCATCGAGAAGAGCAACTACAACAGTTGAAGAATGCCTTTAGTTACCCATTACATATGTTGAAAACAGCTGAGATAGGCTTATCAGCACAGCACCAGCAGCGCTTACGCGATGGACATATGGTGATGATATTAGGCCCAGAAGGTCAGTCAATTAAGCTATATGTAGGGCTTGAAGGAGGCAATTTAATTGACATTGATGAAGACCAGAAAGTATTAGCTGTTGGCCCGGTATGGTTTTTAGAGTTATACCCACTGAGCTTAATGGTGACTATTGTGTTATTTGTGCTCACTTCTATTAGCTTAGCCATTTATATTTTAGTCAGAGGGCTAGAGCAGCGGCTGAAAAAAATGGAGCAGGCTGCAACCAATATCTCCCGCGGTAATTTAGATGCCAGGGTGAGAGTGAGAGGGTCTGATTCCGTTGGTCGATTAGCCATGGCATTTAATGGCATGGCCAGTCATATACAACGGTTGTTGAGTATTCAAAAAGAAATGATTCGTGGCGTATCTCATGAGCTAAGAACGCCTGTTGCGCGGTTGCGTTTTGGCTTGGAAATGGTGGCGGATGCCACTTCCAAAGCAGAGCAGCAAAAGCAGCTGGATGGCATGGATAAAGATATTCAAGAGCTGGATCACCTAGTAGATGAAATTTTAACCTATGCGAGTCTAGAGCAAGGTGCCCCCGTTATTCATTTTAAGCGGGTAGATATTGACACTATTTTAGAGCAGGTAGTCAATGAACAGTCCCATATAAATTCGTCCATTGCTATTGCCTTCCAGCCTAGTCATTTATCCGAGCACCGTCGTAAAGTCGATGTTGAACGTCGCTATATGCACCGAGCGGTACAAAACCTGGTGGCAAATGCCTGTCGATATGCTAACCAACAAGTACTCGTCAGTTTTTCAGTCAATGCCGAAACTTGCCGTGTTGATGTAGAAGATGACGGACCAGGTATTCCCGAAACAGAATGGGACCGAGTATTCACCCCATTTGCTCGATTAGACGACAGTCGCACCCGCGCCTCTGGTGGTTATGGTTTAGGCTTATCCATCGTACGACGCATTATGTATTGGCATAATGGCACCGCACAAGTTGATCACAGTAGTTTGGGCGGCGCTAAATTTAGCCTGGTCTGGCCAAGGCGGAAGGGGAGTTAG
- a CDS encoding DUF2845 domain-containing protein translates to MLSTTKKLTVRSVLVLLTTFVSVANGYADSMRCGSKLITSGDSKAKVLLLCKEPMLKEDLSQKIVNKSNWNNLNGYSSEAVTYINIEKWTYNRGKGKFLGVVIFRDGVVDAIEVGDRA, encoded by the coding sequence ATGCTAAGTACTACTAAAAAACTAACTGTTAGATCTGTATTAGTTTTACTTACAACTTTCGTATCAGTTGCAAATGGCTATGCAGACAGTATGCGTTGTGGTAGTAAATTAATTACATCAGGTGATTCAAAAGCTAAGGTACTCTTGCTTTGTAAAGAGCCAATGTTAAAAGAAGATTTAAGTCAAAAAATTGTTAACAAATCAAATTGGAATAACTTAAACGGATACTCTTCTGAAGCGGTTACATACATAAATATAGAAAAATGGACATATAATCGAGGAAAAGGCAAATTTTTGGGTGTAGTAATTTTTCGTGATGGTGTAGTTGATGCAATAGAAGTAGGTGATCGAGCTTAA
- a CDS encoding iron-containing redox enzyme family protein: MTSSDLQLISTQQVLRQLTIVWADFESRLLQVPIIFRAINNQLQLEDYRRLLADHYHQVKEGSGWICRAASSITEPYLEQRAVFIGHATTEHQDYKMLERCYQATGGDINELHKQDKNIGSEALSAWMYYKASQPNPFDLIGAMFIIEGLGKQFAQTFAEALQHNMGISVEQLEFYTYHAEHDEAHLDELEAILNTGILTIPNIRHEIIRTAKVTARLYLLQLEELGNY, from the coding sequence ATGACAAGTTCAGATTTACAGCTGATTTCTACCCAGCAAGTATTACGTCAACTGACGATTGTGTGGGCTGATTTTGAAAGCCGCTTACTTCAAGTGCCGATTATTTTTCGAGCAATCAATAACCAGCTACAACTGGAAGACTATCGTCGTTTATTGGCAGACCACTATCATCAAGTAAAAGAGGGGAGTGGCTGGATTTGTCGAGCTGCTTCTTCAATTACCGAACCTTATTTGGAGCAGCGGGCGGTGTTCATTGGCCATGCGACAACTGAACATCAGGATTATAAAATGCTTGAACGCTGTTATCAGGCTACGGGAGGTGATATTAATGAGCTACATAAACAGGACAAAAATATAGGCTCTGAAGCATTATCGGCCTGGATGTATTATAAGGCCAGTCAACCTAATCCTTTCGATTTAATCGGTGCAATGTTTATTATTGAAGGGCTAGGCAAGCAGTTTGCCCAAACGTTTGCTGAAGCACTGCAGCATAATATGGGGATATCTGTAGAACAATTGGAGTTTTATACTTATCATGCAGAACATGATGAAGCTCATCTTGATGAGTTAGAAGCCATTTTAAACACGGGTATCTTGACGATTCCTAATATCCGGCATGAAATTATCCGGACGGCTAAAGTGACAGCCAGGCTTTATTTATTGCAATTAGAAGAATTAGGCAATTACTAA